A portion of the Osmia lignaria lignaria isolate PbOS001 chromosome 15, iyOsmLign1, whole genome shotgun sequence genome contains these proteins:
- the LOC117600068 gene encoding uncharacterized protein LOC117600068, with amino-acid sequence MEISKSLQEEILSVQNKLKNAIRDHQICVGKLKDDPNNTDILGQIQKIHLHIVSLGRCQKQVVQRLRKEVETFKAQNANGAKVSIASLLGLNNNNHITNNNDTKCKTVSNDFSTKSSKEDYEEIVRNGDVPSPTQDTVPPKERSRSVETISGEDDVIEVSMDENSNEKSEKEESEKECKAESMEKINFLNALGLITTATCSELQNKRAERKRRSTANPHFVYSNLELPTKRKRHSYLQSGNVPQTRQTTARLNGPSPPPVKVAPPKSTSPPASKAVLKSLIPVQKSTTRPNILRSVTESKVFPNKSKVENGPGQIQLPTVPTVKSVQSIGNKAVHIPGLPSSLTIERISSDSAVCISCRNPGTLTVCENCASNYHVSCHSISPAPQRICPKCALLDEEEIEDGDEADEEEDGRSSSFKKDEEFATTAHAPGIIRKTREDAEIYKTSCGLHKADAAQKKRGFSSSIGIGQLPASTFLIPLSSNSVSATTINQPDVGPSSAISIERENSVPYSSIVLNQLPRSNITYIDRTESQVSYAYPLPPLTSSQSDKHQSYLIVKKITEPARRAILPIEDQSHATMFNYKLPIAPNYKPRVQTEISVAHTSLLVGKQLSDPVSRNRKKQTSRAVPALNRIIDSENLSITAEYQLERSTFNGRKSRAKQPRNKFGVNQLRSVKATEILLPSYDNTESDKQLQIAKSTEPEEAASLFGGRPKYRPRAGSLLHSLFTSHNKSYIVTDNSREPRDIGPGDKDTNSLNRQQLHRQDYQLEPGERNESSAQLQRGALTKFFEHVKLEEAHIPAPSRAKLVYKRSNVAERNELEVTEIADEESNSHEYDNKTSSSLSIFEDDFALREAERNNWLPAAVIEKLGEKNDNTGKSTECFDSVSNFSRSNDVITYKRKRSNNKYFLMDCESDFEEKDNAVTGTPFPSHIASLTEIASQSQRDLHDTEPLRNAQSNFLELRNEVSVPDDKADSERQDLSSGRRSTSCSRSSSTSDSDTPEQAMDNSLKYSRRRLSDNTYKERLGINAVSPESMQVLEQFESAMRETGCSNAATC; translated from the exons ATGGAGATATCGAAGAGTTTGCAGGAAGAAATACTCAGCGTGCAAAATAAGCTGAAAAATGCTATACGCGATCATCAG ATCTGCGTGGGCAAACTGAAGGATGACCCAAAC AATACGGACATCCTTGGTCAGATACAAAAGATTCACTTGCACATCGTGTCGTTGGGAAGATGCCAG AAGCAAGTTGTCCAGCGGCTGCGCAAGGAGGTCGAAACATTCAAAGCGCAGAACGCGAACGGGGCGAAAGTTTCCATCGCGTCGTTGCTCGGCTTGAACAACAATAATCATATTACGAACAACAATGATACGAAATGCAAGACCGTCAGCAATGATTTTAGCACGAAGAGCTCGAAAGAGGACTACGAGGAGATCGTTAGGAACGGCGATGTCCCTTCGCCCACGCAGGACACCGTACCACCGAA GGAACGGTCCAGGTCGGTTGAAACGATTTCCGGCGAGGATGACGTTATCGAGGTCTCCATGGACGAGAACTCTAACGAGAAATCTGAAAAAGAAGAATCAGAGAAGGAATGCAAAGCTGAATcaatggaaaaaattaatttcttaaatgCCCTCGGTTTGATCACTACCGCGACATGTTCTGAATTGCAAAACAAAAGGGCCGAAAGGAAACGTCGTAGCACGGCTAATCCGCACTTTGTCTATTCTAATTTAGAACTGCCAACG AAACGAAAAAGACACTCGTACCTGCAATCTGGAAATGTTCCTCAAACTCGACAAACAACGGCACGTTTGAACGGACCGTCGCCTCCTCCAGTGAAAGTTGCACCACCAAAATCAACTTCACCTCCAGCATCAAAAGCTGTGTTGAAATCTTTGATTCCAGTTCAAAAGTCTACCACCCGACCGAATATTCTTCGAAGTGTAACGGAAAGTAAAGTTTTCCCGAACAAAAGCAAGGTTGAAAATGGTCCCGGTCAGATTCAATTGCCTACCGTGCCCACTGTTAAGTCTGTTCAGTCGATTGGCAACAAAGCGGTTCATATACCTGGCTTGCCATCCAGCTTAACTATCGAGAGGATTAGTAGTGATTCAGCAGTCTGTATAAGTTGTAGAAATCCAG GTACGCTCACGGTGTGTGAAAATTGCGCATCCAATTATCACGTGTCTTGCCACTCCATATCACCGGCACCGCAAAGAATATGCCCAAAATGCGCTTTACTGGACGAGGAAGAAATCGAAGACGGCGACGAGGCGGACGAGGAGGAAGACGGACGAAGCTCGTCGTTTAAGAAGGACGAAGAATTCG cTACAACAGCGCACGCGCCAGGAATTATTAGGAAAACAAGAGAAGACGCAGAGATCTATAAAACGTCTTGTGGACTTCATAAAGCTGATGCAGCTCAGAAAAAGCGGGGATTCTCCAGCTCCATTGGGATCGGTCAACTTCCTGCCTCGACCTTCCTCATCCCACTCTCCTCGAACAGTGTCTCCGCAACAACCATCAACCAGCCGGATGTCGGGCCTTCTTCAGCCATCAGCATCGAACGAGAAAACAGCGTGCCCTACTCCTCCATCGTCCTCAATCAATTGCCTCGATCGAACATCACCTATATCGACAGGACAGAATCTCAAGTGTCCTACGCCTATCCGCTACCACCACTCACCAGTTCTCAATCCGACAAGCATCAGTCATACCTTATCGTCAAGAAAATCACAGAACCAGCAAGAAGGGCAATTCTGCCTATCGAAGACCAAAGTCACGCAACAATGTTCAACTATAAGCTGCCAATCGCACCAAACTACAAGCCTCGCGTTCAGACGGAAATCTCTGTCGCCCACACCTCACTGCTCGTTGGTAAGCAGTTGTCCGACCCCGTCAGTCGTAACCGCAAGAAGCAAACAAGTCGCGCAGTACCCGCACTCAATCGAATCATCGATTCAGAGAATCTCTCCATCACCGCCGAATATCAGTTGGAGCGATCGACGTTCAACGGTAGAAAGTCCCGAGCCAAACAGCCAAGAAACAAATTCGGTGTCAATCAGCTGCGATCAGTCAAAGCCACAGAAATCCTACTGCCTTCCTACGATAATACAGAATCCGATAAACAGTTACAAATCGCAAAATCAACGGAACCAGAGGAGGCAGCCAGCCTCTTCGGTGGTCGTCCCAAGTACAGGCCAAGAGCCGGTAGTCTTCTCCACTCACTGTTCACAAGCCATAACAAGTCCTATATCGTCACCGATAATTCTCGAGAGCCACGAGACATTGGCCCAGGTGACAAAGATACCAACTCACTCAATCGGCAGCAGTTGCATCGTCAGGACTACCAGTTGGAACCAGGCGAACGAAACGAATCCTCGGCCCAATTGCAGCGCGGTGCCCTCACAAAATTCTTCGAGCACGTGAAATTGGAAGAAGCGCATATACCAGCGCCATCTAGAGCAAAGCTAGTATACAAAAGGAGTAACGTTGCCGAAAGGAACGAGCTTGAAGTTACTGAAATCGCGGACGAAGAATCGAACAGCCACGAGTACGATAACAAAACATCCTCGTCGCTCAGTATTTTCGAGGATGATTTTGCTCTTCGAGAAGCCGAGCGAAATAATTGGCTGCCAGCAGCAGTTATAGAGAAGCTGGGTGAGAAGAACGATAACACGGGTAAGAGCACAGAATGCTTTGATTCCGTCTCGAACTTCTCTAGATCGAACGATGTTATCACGTATAAACGTAAACGTAGCAACAACAAGTATTTCTTAATGGATTGCGAATCAGACTTTGAGGAGAAGGATAACGCGGTGACTGGTACGCCGTTTCCGTCGCATATCGCGTCTCTGACAGAAATTGCATCGCAGAGTCAGAGGGATCTGCATGATACGGAGCCTCTGCGTAACGCACAAAGCAATTTCTTGGAGCTTCGTAACGAGGTCTCAGTTCCTGATGATAAGGCTGATTCCGAGAGACAAGACTTATCCAGTGGCAGACGTTCAACCAGTTGCAGCCGAAGTAGCAGCACAAGTGACAGCGATACTCCGGAACAAGCGATGGACAACTCTCTCAAGTATTCTCGACGTCGACTATCCGATAACACATACAAGGAACGTTTGGGCATTAATGCTGTATCTCCGGAGAGCATGCAGGTGCTCGAACAATTTGAATCGGCTATGCGGGAAACTGGTTGCAGCAATGCTGCCACTTGCTAG